CCAGGTGCTTGGGAAACGCCTCCGGCTCCGGCGCATCCAGGGCTGCTTTGCCCAGCTCCAGAATCTCGGTCAGCTTGAACTTGCTCTTGAGCCAGTTCAGCGCTCGTAACAGATCCCTTTCCTCATCCGTGAAATCAGTGCCCAGCGGATACTCCGGGAACAACCGGTGATGCCGCGCCTGAATGGCCTTGAGCCGCTGCGGCGTATTGTCGGCAAAGCGCGGGTCCAGTTGGAAATCCTTGGGCAGCTTGCCAGCCTTTTGCGCTTGTTCGATCAAGTCATTCTGGAAGCGCGAGTCGGTGATATTCAGCAGCGCCTCGATCACCTTCGCATCCGTCTGCCCACGCAAATCGGCAATCCCGTACTCGGTGATGACGATATCGCGCAGGTGCCGTGGGATGGTGCAGTGCCCGTACTCCCAGACGATATTGGAACTGACCTCGCCCGCCGACTCGCGCCAGCTGCGCAGGATCAGGATCGAACGCGCGCCTTCCAGCGCGTGGCCCTGGGCGACGAAGTTGTACTGCCCGCCGACACCACTGAGCACACGCCCATCTTCCAACTGGTCCGCCACGCCCGCGCCGAGCAACGTCACGGTGATCGCACTGTTGATAAACCGCGCATCCAGGCGCTGCAAACGTTTGAGTTCTTCCTGGCCGTACAGCTCGTTGATGTAACTGATGCGGGTCATGTTGAATTCAAGGCGCTTGGTGTGAGTCATTTCCTGCAAGCGCTGGTAAAAACTGCGCGGACCGAGGAAGAAACCGCCATGAATCGACACGCCATCGGGCTGCGCGGCGTCGTCCAGGGTGCCGGCGTTGGCCTGCGCCTGGGTCGCCACATCCGGGTAGACCTTGCGGCGGATGATGCCGGCGTCGGCCAACACCAGCAGGCCGTTGACGAACATCTCACTGCAGCCATACAGGCCACGGGCAAAGGGCGCGACGCCGCCTTCGTGGCTGATTAAGGGCGCCCACTGATACACGTCGAGGTCGGTGAGTAACAGGCGATAGGCTTCGTTGTCTGCCTGGCGCGCCAGCAAGGCGGCGGTCAGTGCATCGCCCATCGAACCAATACCGATCTGCAAGGTGCCGCCATCGCGCACCAAGGTGCTGGCGTGCAGGCCGATAAAATGGTCCTGGAAACCAACGGGCATATTCGGCGTGGAGAACAGCGTGGTGCTGTCCTTTGCGTCGATCAGGTAATCGAACGCGTCCATGCCCAACTCGGCGTCACCTGGCATGTAGGGCAAATCGGCGTGAACCTGGCCTACGACCAGGATGGTTTCCCCGGCCTCGCGGCGCTTCTCGATCATCGGCAGCAGGTCGAGGGTGATGTCCGGGTTGCAGCTCAGGCTCAGGCGATCCGGATGTTCCGTACTGCTGGCCACCAGCTGCGCCACCAGATTAAGGCCCGCAGCGTTGATGTCGCGGGCGGCGTGGCTGTAATTGCTGCTGACGTAATCCTGCTGCGCCGACGCGCTGTGGAGCAGGCTGCCGGGCTGCATGAAGAACTGCTGTACGCGGATATTCGCGGGCAGGCTGTCTGTGTGCAGGTCGGCAAGGAAGTCCAGCTCGGGATAATCACCGAATACGCGCTCGATAAAAGGCTCGAGGAAGCGTTTCTGCAAACCATCGCCCATCGTCGGGCGGCCCAGGGCCAGCGCGGTATAGATCGTCAGCGCCCGCTCCGGCAACTTGGCGATGCGCCGGTACAGCGCGTTGACGAACAGGTTGGGCTTGCCCAAACCCAGGGGCATGCCCATGTGGATATGCGCGGGCAGGCGCGCCAGTACGTCGTCAACTGCTTGCTCGATTGAACACAACTGCACCATCCGACCCTCCTGAACATTCCATGATTAGGGGTTGGACCGAGCTTGCCGGGTCTTTGCTGCAATGAACAGCGATGAAGTACAAATCGCGGGCACAAAAAAGCCGCTGGGCAGCGGCTTTTTGGCGAAGATCGGCAGGTTACAAGCCAGACATCTTCTTGATTGCGCCTTCAAGGTCATCAAGGCTGCAATCGGAGCAGGTTCCCATTGGGGGCATCGCATTCAAACCATGCTTGGCGACTTGCGCCAGACCTTTGGTGCCTTTCTCGGGCGCCTCGACCTTGAGTTCTGCCAGTACTGCGTCCACATGGCCAAGCCGCTCTTTCCAGGCCGCCGTGTCACCGATCTTCGGCGCATTCAACAAGCCGGTGCCGTGGCACGCATTGCAATGCTTGGCGATGACCTCATCCGGCGTTTTAGCCGCTCCGCCGCCGCCCGCTGCCACTGCAACTTCCATCCCTTTGCATTCCTGGCCCTGAACACAGACCTGGCCCACAGGCTCCAGGCGCTTGGCAATTTCATCATTGGTCGCAGCTTGAGCGCTGACAGCCCATAGGGCCAGTACGGTTGCTGGTGCAGCCAGCATTTTCATAATTAGGTTCACGCGTTCACCCTCAATGGTGGCTATTCACGCCTGCGGCCACGGTTTCGCAGGCGGCGAAAGTATAACGGTTAGCCCGACCGGCCGAAACAACCCTATTAACTAAAGGGAGATTCGGTCGTGCGGAATACAGCTGCGGGAGTGTCTGCAACGCTGGCAGCACGCCTCTTCTGTCAAAAGTTCGCGGGTGTGGCTGCGCTGATTAGTCGCGCCGGCACGTCGAACGGGTTGCGAAAACGATGCGGCTTGGTGCTTTCAAAGTAGTAGCTATCGCCGGCTTCGAGCACAAAAGTTTCAACACCGACCACCAATTCCAGTCGGCCTTCCACCAGAATCCCGGTTTCCTCGCCTTCGTGGGTGAGCATTTCTTCGCCGGTATCAGCCCCCGGCGGGTAAATCTCGTTGAGAAACGCAATCGCCCGGCTCGGGTGCGCGCGGCCCACCAGTTTCATGGTGACGGCGCCGTCCGAGATGTCGATCAGCTCATTGGCTTTATAGACGATCTGCGTCGGTTTTTCCTGGAGGATCTCCTCGGAAAAGAACTCGACCATGGACATGGGGATGCCGCCCAGCACCTTGCGCAAGGAGCTGATCGAGGGGCTGACACTGTTTTTTTCGATCATCGAAATGGTGCTGTTGGTGACACCCGCGCGCTTGGCGAGCTCACGCTGGGAAAGACCCTTCAGTTTACGGATGGATTGCAGTCGTTCGCCGACGTCCAATGCAGGAGCCTCCTAGGATTCAGGCTTTGTTGTAATTGAGCGTTATCATGGCGACAGCGTTCAGTATTTACAACACTTGGGCCTAAATCCCGGCCGGCTCCACTCGTAGGCGGCGGTCAAGCCCCGGAATAGAGCCTTGGCACGCGACGCAGGTTGCAGAAGATCTGGTAGGGAATGGTCTCGGCGGCTGCCGCGACGTCACTGGCGAGGATATTTTTGCCCCACAACTCCACCGTGGAACCAAGCCCGGCCTGGGGCACGTCGGTGAGGTCGACACACAGCATGTCCATGGACACGCGGCCCAGCAGTTGGCTGCGCTGCCCCGCCACCAGCACCGGCGTGCCGGTCGGCGCATGACGCGGGTAACCGTCGGCGTAACCCATGGCAACCACGCCGATACGCATCGGCTTTGGCGTGATGAACTTGGCGCCGTAACCCACCGGCTCACCGGCCGGCAGTTCGCGCACGCAGATGACCTTGGACTCCAGGGTCATCACCGGCTGCAAACGCGCGGCAATGGCCTGGTCTTCGCCAAACGGCGTGGCGCCGTAGAGCATGATGCCCGGGCGCACCCAGTCGCTGGACACGCTCGGCCAGCGCATCACCGAAGGCGAATTGCGCAGGCTGACTTCAGCCGACAAACCTTGGCGCGCCGCCTCAAACACCGCGACTTGTTCATTGCTGCGTACACAGTCGAGTTCGTCGGCGCGGGCGAAGTGGCTCATCAATACGATTTTCGCCACGTTGCCGCTGGCCAGCAGACGCTGATACGCCTCGTGATAATCCTTGGGATGCAGGCCGACACGGTGCATGCCGGAATCCAGCTTGAGCCAGATCGTCAGCGGCGTGGTCAACCGCGCTTGCTCAATGGCTTCC
The sequence above is a segment of the Pseudomonas sp. R76 genome. Coding sequences within it:
- a CDS encoding acetyl-CoA hydrolase/transferase C-terminal domain-containing protein; the protein is MVQLCSIEQAVDDVLARLPAHIHMGMPLGLGKPNLFVNALYRRIAKLPERALTIYTALALGRPTMGDGLQKRFLEPFIERVFGDYPELDFLADLHTDSLPANIRVQQFFMQPGSLLHSASAQQDYVSSNYSHAARDINAAGLNLVAQLVASSTEHPDRLSLSCNPDITLDLLPMIEKRREAGETILVVGQVHADLPYMPGDAELGMDAFDYLIDAKDSTTLFSTPNMPVGFQDHFIGLHASTLVRDGGTLQIGIGSMGDALTAALLARQADNEAYRLLLTDLDVYQWAPLISHEGGVAPFARGLYGCSEMFVNGLLVLADAGIIRRKVYPDVATQAQANAGTLDDAAQPDGVSIHGGFFLGPRSFYQRLQEMTHTKRLEFNMTRISYINELYGQEELKRLQRLDARFINSAITVTLLGAGVADQLEDGRVLSGVGGQYNFVAQGHALEGARSILILRSWRESAGEVSSNIVWEYGHCTIPRHLRDIVITEYGIADLRGQTDAKVIEALLNITDSRFQNDLIEQAQKAGKLPKDFQLDPRFADNTPQRLKAIQARHHRLFPEYPLGTDFTDEERDLLRALNWLKSKFKLTEILELGKAALDAPEPEAFPKHLERMRLDKPEGLKEDLYQRLLLAGLQATAH
- a CDS encoding cupin domain-containing protein — translated: MDVGERLQSIRKLKGLSQRELAKRAGVTNSTISMIEKNSVSPSISSLRKVLGGIPMSMVEFFSEEILQEKPTQIVYKANELIDISDGAVTMKLVGRAHPSRAIAFLNEIYPPGADTGEEMLTHEGEETGILVEGRLELVVGVETFVLEAGDSYYFESTKPHRFRNPFDVPARLISAATPANF
- the alr gene encoding alanine racemase, yielding MRPARALIDLQALRHNYQLAREVTGAKALAVVKADAYGHGAVRVAQALEAEADGFAVACIEEALELRTAGIRAPVLLLEGFFEADELPLIIEHDFWCVVHSLWQLEAIEQARLTTPLTIWLKLDSGMHRVGLHPKDYHEAYQRLLASGNVAKIVLMSHFARADELDCVRSNEQVAVFEAARQGLSAEVSLRNSPSVMRWPSVSSDWVRPGIMLYGATPFGEDQAIAARLQPVMTLESKVICVRELPAGEPVGYGAKFITPKPMRIGVVAMGYADGYPRHAPTGTPVLVAGQRSQLLGRVSMDMLCVDLTDVPQAGLGSTVELWGKNILASDVAAAAETIPYQIFCNLRRVPRLYSGA